One region of Citrus sinensis cultivar Valencia sweet orange chromosome 6, DVS_A1.0, whole genome shotgun sequence genomic DNA includes:
- the LOC102627462 gene encoding chlorophyll a-b binding protein CP29.1, chloroplastic translates to MASTTAAAAATSSFIGTRLPDIYSNSGRIQARFGFGKRKTAPKKSKQSSGSSDRPLWYPGAKAPEWLDGSLVGDYGFDPFGLGKPAEYLQYDYDSLDQNLAKNPAGDIIGTRIEASDMQSTPLQPYTEVFGLQRFRECELIHGRWAMLATLGALTVEWLTGITWQDAGKVELVEGSSYLGQPLPFSITTLIWIEVLVIGYIEFQRNSELDPEKRLYPGGKFFDPLGLAADPEKKATLQLAEIKHARLAMVAFLGFAVQAVVTGKGPLNNWATHLSDPLHTTILDTFIS, encoded by the exons ATGGCCTCAACcacagcagcagcagccgcCACATCATCTTTCATTGGCACCCGCCTCCCCGACATTTACTCAAACTCGGGCCGTATCCAAGCCCGGTTCGGCTTCGGAAAGAGAAAAACAGCACCCAAAAAGTCGAAACAGTCTTCCGGATCCTCTGATCGTCCACTTTGGTACCCAGGAGCCAAGGCACCCGAGTGGCTCGACGGGAGCTTGGTGGGTGACTACGGGTTCGACCCGTTCGGGCTGGGCAAGCCAGCGGAGTACTTGCAGTATGACTATGACTCGTTGGACCAGAACTTGGCTAAGAACCCGGCTGGCGATATTATTGGGACGAGGATTGAGGCCTCTGACATGCAGTCCACGCCGCTTCAGCCGTACACTGAAGTCTTTGGTCTGCAGAGGTTCCGTGAGTGTGAGCTCATTCATGGACGTTGGGCCATGTTGGCTACTCTCGGTGCCCTCACTGTTGAGTGGCTCACTGGGATTACTTGGCAAGACGCTGGCAAG GTAGAGTTAGTTGAAGGATCATCATACCTGGGGCAACCACTTCCATTCTCAATAACAACGTTGATATGGATTGAGGTTTTGGTAATTGGCTACATTGAGTTCCAAAGAAACTCAGAGCTTGACCCGGAGAAGAGACTCTACCCGGGAGGAAAGTTTTTTGATCCTCTGGGCTTGGCCGCTGACCCGGAAAAGAAAGCCACCCTTCAATTGGCAGAGATCAAGCACGCCCGCCTTGCCATGGTTGCATTCCTTGGCTTCGCTGTCCAAGCTGTTGTCACCGGAAAAGGCCCTCTCAACAACTGGGCTACCCACTTGAGCGATCCTCTTCACACAACCATTCTTGACACCTTCATCTCTTAG
- the LOC102627764 gene encoding high mobility group B protein 1-like, with amino-acid sequence MKGAKGKGAARVSQEALKPNDRKVGKRKAATAKLDSGSKRQGKREKKAKKDPNKPKRPPSAFFVFLEEFRKTFKKENPNVTAVSAVGKAAGGKWKSMSPAEKAPYESKAEKLKSEYGKKMNAYNKKQDGDEASDKSKSEVNDEDEASGEEEHQLEPEPEPEPEPEPEQEQDEDEDEEVEEDEDDEEDDDD; translated from the exons ATGAAGGGTGCGAAGGGTAAAGGTGCAGCTAGAGTCTCACAGGAAGCTTTGAAGCCAAATGACAG AAAGGTTGGGAAGCGGAAAGCTGCTACTGCTAAGCTTGACAGTGGCAGTAAAAGGCAAGGAAAGAGGGAGAAGAAGGCCAAGAAAGACCCAAATAAACCAAAGAGGCCTCCTAGTGCTTTTTTTGTCTTCCT TGAGGAGTTCAGGAAAACCTTCAAGAAAGAGAATCCCAATGTAACTGCTGTTTCAGCT GTTGGGAAAGCGGCAGGAGGGAAGTGGAAATCTATGTCTCCTGCT GAAAAAGCTCCATATGAAAGCAAAGCAGAAAAACTGAAGTCTGAGTatggaaagaaaatgaatgcCTACAATAAAAAGCAG GACGGTGATGAGGCATCAGACAAGTCAAAGTCAGAAGtgaatgatgaagatgaagctAGTGGGGAG GAAGAACATCAGCTGGAGCCGGAGCCGGAGCCGGAGCCGGAGCCCGAGCCAGAGCAAGAGcaggatgaggatgaggatgaggaagtggaagaagatgaagatgatgaagaagatgatgatgactgA
- the LOC102628251 gene encoding E3 ubiquitin-protein ligase AIRP2, whose amino-acid sequence MRKSFKDSLKALEADIQLANTLASEYPREYDGACLQMRLSYSQAAHTFLFLVQWIDCRLAGALGLLRILIYKAYADGKTTMCTRERKASIKEFYGVIFPSLLQLQRGITDVEDKKQKEICDAKYKKKGRMDKGKLSEIDIEREEECGICLEICCKIVLPDCNHSMCMRCYRNWRARSQSCPFCRDSLRRVNSGDLWIYTSEDDIVDLASISRENLKRLFMYIDKLPFITPNLTLVSYDPRYR is encoded by the exons ATGAGGAAATCATTTAAGGATTCACTCAAGGCTCTTGAAGCTGATATTCAGTTAGCCAATACTCT GGCTTCGGAGTATCCGAGAGAATACGACGGTGCCTGCCTTCAGATGAGATTATCTTACAGTCAAGCAGCTcacacttttctttttcttgttcagTGGATTGATTGCCGCCTTGCTGGTGCCCTTGGATTGCTTAGAATTCTTATATACAAG GCATATGCAGATGGCAAGACTACCATGTGTACTCGTGAAAGAAAAGCTAGTATAAAAGAATTCTATG GGGTGATATTTCCCTCTTTATTGCAACTTCAAAGAGGAATTACTGACGTAGAAGACAAGAAACagaaagaaatttgtgatGCTAAGTACAAAAAGAAAGGCAGGATGGACAAAGGAAAACTATCCGAAATAGatatagagagagaagaagaatgtGGTATTTGCTTGGAGATATGCTGCAAGATTGTTTTGCCTGATTGCAACCATTCAATGTGCATGAGATGCTATCGAAATTG GCGTGCACGGTCTCAGTCATGCCCCTTCTGCCGGGATAGTCTCAGAAGAGTGAACTCGGGTGACCTTTGGATCTACACCAGCGAGGATGATATTGTTGATTTGGCCTCCATCTCAAGGGAAAATTTGAAGCGACTTTTTATGTACATTGACAAACTGCCATTCATTACTCCAAATTTAACGCTTGTTTCTTATGATCCTCGATACCGGTGA
- the LOC102628547 gene encoding cis-prenyltransferase 4, chloroplastic-like isoform X2 has protein sequence MISSLSPQLLIKPNTATTLSPIPHVQNQRFKLASHVCPSELLSIRKRPGSACAATTQHRRYLLFPAEEEEEEEREVKFTSDAPALAEGLQREPMPRHVAVIMDGNRRWAHLRGLPVRSGYEAGVKSLKTLVELCCKWGIRVLTVFAFSSDNWFRPEVEVEFLMSLLETGVKEETESFIRERIRISVIGDTSKLPKCLEELVINVVETTKNNTRFQLIVAVSYSGQYDLVQACQRIAMKLAYTELFFSQSLWPDFGEAEFLEALKSFQQRCRHYGK, from the exons ATGATTTCCTCTCTCTCACCGCAACTGCTCATCAAACCTAACACTGCAACAACACTCTCTCCAATCCCGCACGTGCAAAACCAAAGGTTCAAGCTGGCTTCGCACGTGTGTCCTTCCGAACTCCTCTCTATAAGGAAACGCCCCGGCTCTGCCTGTGCCGCCACTACCCAGCATCGCCGATACTTGCTTTTCCCtgctgaagaagaagaagaagaagaacgagAAGTGAAGTTCACTAGTGATGCTCCGGCGCTGGCTGAGGGGCTACAGAGAGAGCCCATGCCGAGACACGTGGCGGTTATAATGGACGGCAACAGAAGATGGGCCCACTTGAGGGGCTTGCCTGTGAGGTCAGGCTACGAAGCTGGTGTCAAGTCTCTAAAAACCCTCGTTGAGCTCTGCTGCAAATGGGGAATTCGAGTTCTAACCGTTTTTGCTTTCTCTAGTGATAATTGGTTTCGACCCGAg GTCGAGGTTGAGTTTTTAATGAGTTTGTTAGAGACTGGAGTTAAGGAGGAAACGGAAAGCTTTATAAG GGAGAGAATCCGAATATCTGTAATTGGGGATACTTCTAAGCTGCCGAAGTGCCTAGAAGAGTTGGTAATCAATGTTGTGGAGACCACCAAGAACAATACCCGATTCCAGTTGATTGTGGCAGTGAGCTATAGTGGGCAGTATGACCTTGTTCAAGCTTGCCAAAGGATAGCGATGAAG TTAGCATACACAGAATTATTCTTTTCACAATCACTGTGGCCTGATTTTGGAGAAGCAGAATTTTTAGAGGCACTGAAATCCTTCCAGCAGAGGTGCAGGCACTATGGTAAATGA
- the LOC102628547 gene encoding cis-prenyltransferase 4, chloroplastic-like isoform X1, protein MISSLSPQLLIKPNTATTLSPIPHVQNQRFKLASHVCPSELLSIRKRPGSACAATTQHRRYLLFPAEEEEEEEREVKFTSDAPALAEGLQREPMPRHVAVIMDGNRRWAHLRGLPVRSGYEAGVKSLKTLVELCCKWGIRVLTVFAFSSDNWFRPEVEVEFLMSLLETGVKEETESFIRERIRISVIGDTSKLPKCLEELVINVVETTKNNTRFQLIVAVSYSGQYDLVQACQRIAMKVKDGLIEPNDVSESLIEQELETNCTEFPYPDLLIRTSGELRISNFMLWQLAYTELFFSQSLWPDFGEAEFLEALKSFQQRCRHYGK, encoded by the exons ATGATTTCCTCTCTCTCACCGCAACTGCTCATCAAACCTAACACTGCAACAACACTCTCTCCAATCCCGCACGTGCAAAACCAAAGGTTCAAGCTGGCTTCGCACGTGTGTCCTTCCGAACTCCTCTCTATAAGGAAACGCCCCGGCTCTGCCTGTGCCGCCACTACCCAGCATCGCCGATACTTGCTTTTCCCtgctgaagaagaagaagaagaagaacgagAAGTGAAGTTCACTAGTGATGCTCCGGCGCTGGCTGAGGGGCTACAGAGAGAGCCCATGCCGAGACACGTGGCGGTTATAATGGACGGCAACAGAAGATGGGCCCACTTGAGGGGCTTGCCTGTGAGGTCAGGCTACGAAGCTGGTGTCAAGTCTCTAAAAACCCTCGTTGAGCTCTGCTGCAAATGGGGAATTCGAGTTCTAACCGTTTTTGCTTTCTCTAGTGATAATTGGTTTCGACCCGAg GTCGAGGTTGAGTTTTTAATGAGTTTGTTAGAGACTGGAGTTAAGGAGGAAACGGAAAGCTTTATAAG GGAGAGAATCCGAATATCTGTAATTGGGGATACTTCTAAGCTGCCGAAGTGCCTAGAAGAGTTGGTAATCAATGTTGTGGAGACCACCAAGAACAATACCCGATTCCAGTTGATTGTGGCAGTGAGCTATAGTGGGCAGTATGACCTTGTTCAAGCTTGCCAAAGGATAGCGATGAAGGTAAAGGACGGTCTTATTGAACCCAATGACGTCAGTGAATCTCTAATTGAACAGGAGTTAGAGACAAACTGTACTGAATTTCCTTACCCTGATTTACTTATACGGACCAGTGGTGAGCTCAGAATTAGCAATTTCATGTTATGGCAGTTAGCATACACAGAATTATTCTTTTCACAATCACTGTGGCCTGATTTTGGAGAAGCAGAATTTTTAGAGGCACTGAAATCCTTCCAGCAGAGGTGCAGGCACTATGGTAAATGA
- the LOC102629017 gene encoding protein root UVB sensitive 5 isoform X2 translates to MLLQFPTNVTGWICHAIVTSSLLKAVGIDSFSGTTAAASAAAIKWISKDGIGAVGRLFIGGRFGNLFDDDPKQWRMYADFIGSAGSIFDLATQVYPAYFLPLASLGNLSKAVARGLKDPSFRVIQNHFAISGNLGEVAAKDFMFCNMSLTYHKMWRLFISLFYMIQLILVSEEVWEVSAQLFGLALGILILDTPGLVRLYPVLSLTWLSIRLVHLWLRYQSLSVLQFNTINLKRARILVKSHVLYTSVPGCVDCNKEENILTWEKFMKPRIIFGVPLEDMVGGDTSVFKVKKLIRIYAKEKYILMVNQSAGDFEVFVSFKVCTQKIVCEDMNDKNLAKFQISLQVGATSLSVLRSVWQVYWLHENRESFDNLSDWLSHSLLVMEDRFDDFIQQLKGAGWNTHQLNLKVPKEISIDEVGPLQ, encoded by the exons ATGTTGCTACAATTCCCTACAAATGTTACTGGATGGATCTGTCACGCAATAGTCACATCAAGTCTCCTAAAG GCTGTGGGTATTGATTCTTTCTCTGGCACAACTGCGGCTGCTTCTGCTGCTGCCATCAA ATGGATATCAAAGGATGGCATTGGAGCTGTTGGCCGCTTATTCATTG GTGGGCGCTTTGGGaatctttttgatgatgatccAAAACAGTGGCGCATGTATGCAGACTTCATTGGCAGCGCTGGAAG CATCTTTGATCTTGCTACCCAAGTATATCCTGCCTATTTTCTGCCATTAGCATCTCTTGGGAATCTTTCCAAG GCTGTGGCAAGAGGACTAAAAGATCCTTCATTCCGCGTGATACAAAACCATTTTGCAATCTCAGGAAATCTAGGAGAGGTAGCAGCAaag GATTTCATGTTCTGCAATATGTCTTTGACTTACCACAAAATGTGGAGATTGTTCATCAGCTTATTCTATatgattcaattaattttagtttcg GAGGAAGTTTGGGAAGTATCTGCCCAGTTGTTTGGTCTGGCATTGGGCATATTGATCCTG GATACACCTGGCCTTGTAAGATTATACCCAGTCTTGTCATTGACATGGTTAAGCATCCGGCTAGTGCACCTTTGGTTACGTTATCAGTCGCTTTCGGTTCTACAATTTAACACA ATAAATCTCAAGCGTGCTCGTATACTGGTAAAATCACATGTTCTGTACACCAGTGTTCCAG GATGTGTTGATTgcaataaagaagaaaatattttaacttgGGAAAAATTCATGAAACCGCGAATTATTTTTGGTGTGCCTTTAGAGGATATGGTTGGAGGGGATACATCTGTTTTCAAG gtgaAGAAACTTATTAGAATATATGcaaaggaaaaatatattctCATGGTGAACCAAAGCGCTGGGGACTTTGAAGTATTTGTATCATTCAAGGTATGCACTCAGAAAATTGTGTGTGAGGATATGAATGACAAGAACTtggccaaatttcaaatttcctTGCAGGTAGGAGCTACAAGTTTGTCAGTATTGCGAAGCGTGTGGCAGGTTTATTGGCTACATGAGAACCGGGAGAGCTTCGATAATCTCTCTGACTGGCTTTCGCATAGCCTTTTGGTGATGGAAGATAGGTTTGATGATTTCATCCAACAGTTGAAAGGAGCTGGATGGAATACCCATCAATTAAATCTGAAGGTCCCTAAGGAAATCTCCATCGATGAAGTGGGTCCTCTTCAGTGA